AACCAGAAGCGGACGTATTTAACAATTTAACGTCATTAAAAGCATTTTTACCAAGTTTAAATCCAGCCAATTGGTTTAAAACATACGAAGAAGTTATTTCTCGTTTTAGTGTAGGAACATATCTCTTAAATAGTATTTTTTATGGATTAACATTTGCATTAGGTTCAATTATCGTCAATTCGTTGGCAGGATTTGCTTTTGCAAAAATTAATTTTTCAGGTAAAAAAATACTTTTTGGCTTGTTACTAGCACTGTTGATTGTACCGGTTGAAACCATATTAATCTCTCAATTTACAATAGTTGAAAAATTAGGTCTAGTAAATACTAGATTAGCAGTTATTTTGCCTGGTATGGCAAGTGTATTTAACATTTATCTGTTTCGTAATTTTTTTATCGCAATACCTGATGAAATTATTGAATCGGCCAAAATGGATGGAGCTAGTATGGGAACAATATTTTTCAGAATTATGCTCCCAATGTCGAAACCGGCTGTTGCAACAGTAGGGGTATTATCTTTTATCGGTAGTTGGAATGACTACATTTGGCCTCTAATGGTTCTAACAGATAAGAGTAAATTTTCGATGCAGATTGCCATTACAACGATAAATACAACACAACCCGTATATATAAATCAAGTTATGGCAGTTTTAACTATATCAACCATTCCATTAGTAATTATTTATATCGTAGCACAAAAATACATATTACAAGGTTTAGGTGGTTCTGGTACCGGAATCAAATAAAGGAAGGACACATATATGAGTCAATCAGTGAATAATTATATTTTAGAAAATAAGAATAAAATCAATCAAACATTTCGTAATAAGTTTCATTTGATGCCTACTTTAGGGTGGATGAACGACCCAAATGGTTTCGTCTATTATAAAGGTGAATATCATTTGTTTTATCAATACTATCCATATGATAGTGTTTGGGGACCGATGCACTGGGGACACGCAAAATCGAAGGATCTGATTCATTGGGAAGATTTACCAGTTGCTTTAGATCCTGGTGAAGCATATGATGCAGATGGTTGTTTTTCTGGGAGTGCCATTGTTGTTGAGGACAAGCTATATCTTTTATATACAGGGCACTATGAAAGAAGTGGAGAAAGAAGAGAGACTCAATGCTTGGCTGTATCAACAGATGGAATAGTTTTTGAAAAATATGAAAAAAATCCAGTGATCTCAGAGAAACAACTGCAAAAATATGGTGATATATCTGACTTTAGAGATCCAAAAGTTTTTTATCGTGAAGGTGTATTTTATACAGTTGTAGCAACAAAAAGTGAGACAAATTTAGGTAGAATATTATTATTTGAGTCAAAAGATTTATTTGATTGGCAATTTAAGTCAATTCTTTTGGAAGGGAAAAAGCACCAAGGGATTATGTGGGAATGTCCAGATTTGTTTGAATTAGACAATAAGGATGTTTTAATCATGTCACCTATTGAAATGGAAAGACAAGGATATGCCTATTATAATATTAATTCGACTGTCGTGTTTGTAGGGAAGATAGACTGGAGTGAGGGGAAATTTTCAGTTGAGAATTATCATGAGATTGATACTGGATTAGATTTCTATGCTCCTCAAACTTGTCAAGATGACGAAGGTAACAGAGTCATGGTAGCGTGGATGCAGATGTGGCATAGGACAATATGGAGCCACGAATTATCTCATGGGTGGTCTGGCTCGATGACATTCCCAAGAGAACTAAGTATTGTTGAGAATAAATTAATACAAAAACCTTACAAAACATTTTATGATAACTTGAATACAATATTTAAGGACAACGATATTAGATTGACTGAAGAAAATATATATCAAAATAAATCATTAGATAATTTTAATTATTTAAAATTACAGTTAAAAACTGATAGCGCAGAAAAGGTTTATATTGAGTTATTTGGGAATAAAGTTTATATCAAATATGATGTTAATAGAAATTTGTTAACTTTAACTAGAAAAAATGATAAATATCATATTATTGGAGAAGAAGCTGAAGAATTGAATTCTAGAACGATGAAAGTTTTTCCTAAAAATGACGTTCTACTTATTGAATGTATCATTGACACATCATGTATTGAATTATTTGTAAATCATTCTGATACGATGACTGCAACTTACTATGATAATAATCGACTAAATCAGGTAGATATTCATGTGACAAGCGGTTCTTCACTGCTTGAAAGTATAGAAATTAGTGAGCTTAAATTGTAAGAGAAACTAGTGATATAATATAAAGAGATATGTCTTCTCATAGCTGAGAAGGTTTTATCGTGTTAATTGGTAGTACTGAAGCAGGCGGAACGAAATTT
This genomic stretch from Vagococcus sp. CY52-2 harbors:
- a CDS encoding carbohydrate ABC transporter permease — its product is MQKKNILLKIIEYVLLIILASLFLFPMLWMVASSMKPEADVFNNLTSLKAFLPSLNPANWFKTYEEVISRFSVGTYLLNSIFYGLTFALGSIIVNSLAGFAFAKINFSGKKILFGLLLALLIVPVETILISQFTIVEKLGLVNTRLAVILPGMASVFNIYLFRNFFIAIPDEIIESAKMDGASMGTIFFRIMLPMSKPAVATVGVLSFIGSWNDYIWPLMVLTDKSKFSMQIAITTINTTQPVYINQVMAVLTISTIPLVIIYIVAQKYILQGLGGSGTGIK
- a CDS encoding glycoside hydrolase family 32 protein is translated as MSQSVNNYILENKNKINQTFRNKFHLMPTLGWMNDPNGFVYYKGEYHLFYQYYPYDSVWGPMHWGHAKSKDLIHWEDLPVALDPGEAYDADGCFSGSAIVVEDKLYLLYTGHYERSGERRETQCLAVSTDGIVFEKYEKNPVISEKQLQKYGDISDFRDPKVFYREGVFYTVVATKSETNLGRILLFESKDLFDWQFKSILLEGKKHQGIMWECPDLFELDNKDVLIMSPIEMERQGYAYYNINSTVVFVGKIDWSEGKFSVENYHEIDTGLDFYAPQTCQDDEGNRVMVAWMQMWHRTIWSHELSHGWSGSMTFPRELSIVENKLIQKPYKTFYDNLNTIFKDNDIRLTEENIYQNKSLDNFNYLKLQLKTDSAEKVYIELFGNKVYIKYDVNRNLLTLTRKNDKYHIIGEEAEELNSRTMKVFPKNDVLLIECIIDTSCIELFVNHSDTMTATYYDNNRLNQVDIHVTSGSSLLESIEISELKL